The Novosphingobium sp. Gsoil 351 genome contains the following window.
ACACGACTGCCTGACCGGCGGGCGGGCTGGAACCACCGGGGGTAAAGCTGATCATCGTCGCGGCGTTCGCTACACCAGCGGGAAGTAACGCCATTGCGCCCAAAAACGCGAGAGATTTACGCATGACCAAACTCCAACAAAACCGAGGAAAACTAGATTGCGCCCACTCTCGACCCTTTGGCCGATTCGAAGTCACCATACCTGTCGAAAAAGCGAAAGGGAAGGTTAACTAACAGAGAGATAGCGTTGCTGGCCATTGGGTTGCCATCTTGTCCCAGATTGAAACGAAATCCTGGCAAGGGACGAACTTCGCGTTGCCGGTTATTCCCCCGCGGTGACGGTGGCTGGTCGCCGATTGCCAGGGATATCAATCGCGTGTGGATGACGGCTTGATAGAATGACTAGGAATGTCGGCTCCCAAAGATTGCCGTCTGCGCGGTCTAGGCGCCAGCCAGCTCGCGCAACGCCAGAATCTTGGGCTCGTTCGCCTTTTTGAGCTAACTCACTCGTGGCAGCTAAGCGCCCAGCCGCCTCATTTGAATACGTGAGCACCGCGCGCGCGCAAGACAATACCAAGGTCCAGAACGCCCTCCGTCTCGGGAAGGCCGGCGTGCTCGCGGCCCAGCTCTCCGGCCTCGACTTCGTCGACTGCGAAGAGCTGGGCTATCCGCCGTTCGCCCACTCGTAGGCCCGGCGGCTGTTCCACCTCGTCAGGAGGCTCTACGAGCGCACTTCGGCGATCGTCACCACCAACCTGGCGTTCCCGAAAATCTCGCCGCCATGCGTAGACCTGAGAAGGATCAAGCCCATGCCGACGTGCCACGGCGCTGACGCCCTCGCGGCCAGAATAGCACTCCGCGAAAATCGAAGCCTTGACCTCAGGCGGCCAGTCACGGCGCTTGCCCGCACCCGTGAACACCTCGAACCGCTGCACGCCCCTGCTCACAGGATTATCACCCGAGATTATCATAGTAGCAGCGCACTCCAGCCCGATCGGGGCGCGGAGACTCGGCGCTGCGCTTCAGCCACGCAATGTGGCGGTGGGACAGCGCCTACGCATCATCGAACCCGCAGCGCGGTATATTCTTCTTTAAGATGAAGAGGTCATACCCAGGTCGCAAGGAGCTGGGTGATGCATTTCAATGCAGTTCTTCAAGTCGGCGCGAGTGAGGGTTTAAGCGGCGCGGAGCGACCGGCTCGTAGGGCGGCCAGTCGAAGGTCTCTCACTCTTTCGGCGATTAGCCGTTCGCAATCCCAAGGCGAATTGCCGGTTATAGTGCGTGACATTTCCCCCATGGGCTTCCTGATCGAGGCCGAGACCGAGGCCTTGTCGCAAGGGGAAGTGATCGGAATCGAGTTACCCGGCGCGGGCACGGTGATCGCACGCGTGGTGTGGGCGAACCACAGATATTTCGGTTGCAGCCTGGACGAGGAGATCTCGCCTGGCACAATCAGTGCAGCGCTCCTCAAAGCCGACGCTCGCGGGCATCAAGGCGAACCCACAGCTGCGACACGCGAGATGGTTTTTGCTCCCAGGGCGGGAGCTATCCGATTGGGCCCAGAACTCAACTTCTCGGTGGCGTTCCGACTGACTGTGCTGTTTTGGACCCTGATTGGCTCGGTAATCTATTTTGTCCTGAACTGAGCTTGCCGCGGGAGCTACGATTGCAGGCGCCGGCATTATGGCTAAAAAGCCCGTTTAGGCGTTGGCGACGCGGAAACGATAATCCCATCTAGATGGTTGGGCGATGTGGCCGCTAGGAAACCAGAAAGACCGACCAATACAAGGTCGGCAAAGGCTAGCGTAAACGCGGGGTGCACTCCTTAGATAATAAGTCGAAACATTGCACCGCTGCGAACTTTCCTTAGGTCCGTTGAGGGAAGAAGGCGCTAGGATTGCGGACCCCGACAGCCCGTTTCATCTGAGCACCGACCCTGTCGAGGTCAGTCTGCAACCCGATGATGGCGGCATCGATCTCCTCGACACTCAGGCATCCAGCGGTCAGCGGTTCCTTTTTGACGACAACGAAGAGCCCATTCGCGCCATCATCAAAACCAAAAGCTCCAGCCATGATCACCTCCAAGCAGTGGCGGGAACATACAGATACCCTCGATTAGGTGCGATTGGCAATTCTAGAGGACACCGCAGGCCGCGTCGATCCTGAGGGCGCCTTGACGCGGTAGTGAGATAATGCCGTGCGTTCCTCGATCTCACTTCCAACGCGGACCACAATACGCCGCTTTCGACCAAGAAGCCTTTTCGCGGGCGGCGAGCGTTGGGCCTTGCCGCCCGCGGTGACATGCTCAACATGGGCCTCCTGCGCGACCTTCATCGCCTCATGTTTGGCCAAGCCTGGAACTGGGGACGGGCTATTCCTGCGAAAACAATCGCCGCAAGTTTCGGCTAATTCGGAATCGGAAATAACTCGAGCGATTTACCGGATCCGGCAGAAGAGATCGCTTCGATCGCGAGCTAGATACTCGAGCTTGCCGCGACGAAAGATGCCCGGCTTGCGACCATGGGAAGCTGCGCTGGCGGCCTCATCGCCTCCCTGCATCTGACCAACAAAGTCTGGGAAAGTGGCTTTGCCGAGGAGCGCGTTCTCTAACCAGTTACTATTGGCGCAATATACGAGGCTGACGCCAGCAATCCGATCAGCCTCCCGCCGGTCCTAAGCGCGATCGCCGGAGCTATCGACCAGATGCTCTGGGAGAAAAGGCGCATGCGATGGTGCGGCCGCAGGCAGATGGTAAAGTTCGAGATCCGACAGCCCGCGGCAATATCAGCTGCGGCGGTGAGCCAGGGTCGTCTAGCGGTAAGTGCGGCGCGGTGCGGCTGCTCAGGGTTGGCCGGACTGGTTGGTGGCGGTGCCATCTATATAGTAAGCACACGTCGATGCGGCGAACGCCGTGCAAACACCTCCGCCAGCGCAACCAGATCGAGCCCGTAGCGGATCTCAAACGCTGGCTCACCGATCTGGTGCTGCTCGGCGTGGTGGGCGCGACACAGGCTGATGGTCCAGCGATCGGAGGGTTTGAGCGCAATCCCGCCGTCGGTCCCGGTGCGGACGTGGGCGCACTCGATGGGCCCGGCAAGGCAGCCGGGTACCGAGCAGCGATGCTTGCGCACCCAGGCGCGGTGCGCGGGACAGGACCGCGCGGGGTTGGTGCGGCGCTCGCGGACGAGCCGGGGCGGGAGGGACACGCTAGCCATGCGCGGCGAGCCCTTCCGCGACCGCGATGGTGCTCGCCCGCTTCGCCCGCTCCGGCTTGGCCAGGCGACTGGCTTTGGCCCCGGGATGCGCCGCGGGAACACCCGCGGCCTCCGGGGTGACGCTGGCCGCCACCGGCTGCGCCAGCACCTTGCGCCGCGAAGCAATGGCCCACCCGACCCGCGCGTAGGCGGTGGGCTGCTCGCGCGCCAGCGCGGAGAGCTGGGCGCGGTTGCTGGCGAGCAGCCGCTCGATCGCCTCGGGGGTGACGCAGCTCTCGACCACCGCGGCGATGTCCTCGGCCCACTGGACCCAGCCTTCGACCGGCGCGGGGAGGGCTGCGATACCGCCGCGGCCCGACGAGCTGCGGCCCGACGAGCTGGGGCAGGGCGAACTGCGATCCGGGTCCTCGCGTCCGCTGGCGGGGATGCAGAACGCATGGAGTACCGCGTGCTTGTAGGCCGAGGTCATCGCCTTGGCGCTGGCCTTGTCGCCATGGTCGAGCGCCTCGCCGATCGCCTCGATGGTGTGCGACGAGCCATCCTCGACGCTGACCAGGTCGAACGCGACGCGCAGGACCACGTGGATGAGGTTTTGTCCCTCGGGATCGGTCCGCTCGCCCTGGGTCCGCTCGAGCACCCGGGGCAGGATACACAGATTGTGCTCGGCCAGCAGCGGCGCGAGCCGCTCGACCACCTCGTCGATGGCGCGATAGGCATAGCCCTCGTCGCGGTTGATCCGCTCTTTGGGCAGGCCGTGATGGGCGAAGGCGGCGGTGATGGCGCTGATCGCACCGTAGACCCGGGGCAGGCTCATGAGCGTTGCCCGCGGATCGGAGCGGCCTCCCTGATGGTGATCGCGCCGGCCTTGCTGCGTTTGGCCTCGATGCCGTGGCCGTAGGCGCGCGCGACATCGGCCTCGACCAGTTCCTTCAGCGACGAGGTTGCCGTGGCATGCGTCTTTGCCGCCTCCCGGTGCGCGAGCCAGTCGGCGGCGAACGTCGCCCAGGCGTTGTGCCCGGTCATGCATACCTCGCGCACCCCCACCGGTTTGGGGGCATAGCTGATAATGCTGATCACCGGAGGCTCGCCGCTTCGGACACAATGCCAGAACCGCATCTCGGCCTCGAGCAGATCTTCCTGGTACATCCAGTCCGAGGCCACCTCGTAGACCTCCCACTTGGAGTTGCCGTAGAGCACCGAGAGCAGCGCGGTCTCGCAGCCCACCACGGCCATGGTGTGCTGGAGCTGGGGCATGTAGCGTTGCAGCACTTCGTCGGGACTGCCGAACGGACTGGTGTGCTTGGCCTCCCAGATCGCACCTTGCTCCATCACGTACCCATCGAGCGTGGCGCTGCGCCAGGGTCGGACCGGGCAGCGCACGCGTTCCCCGACGCGGGTGACTGCATGCCCGACCAGCTTCTCGTACCACTGGCGGTTGAACGCCTCGGTCCAGCTGCCGAGCATGACCGCAAGCTTGTCCGACAGGTCTTCGGGCGCCACCTCGCCGCGCTTCTCGCGCCAGAGGCGCAAGATCCGCTCGGCCGAGCC
Protein-coding sequences here:
- a CDS encoding PilZ domain-containing protein, with translation MHFNAVLQVGASEGLSGAERPARRAASRRSLTLSAISRSQSQGELPVIVRDISPMGFLIEAETEALSQGEVIGIELPGAGTVIARVVWANHRYFGCSLDEEISPGTISAALLKADARGHQGEPTAATREMVFAPRAGAIRLGPELNFSVAFRLTVLFWTLIGSVIYFVLN
- a CDS encoding ERF family protein is translated as MSLPRVYGAISAITAAFAHHGLPKERINRDEGYAYRAIDEVVERLAPLLAEHNLCILPRVLERTQGERTDPEGQNLIHVVLRVAFDLVSVEDGSSHTIEAIGEALDHGDKASAKAMTSAYKHAVLHAFCIPASGREDPDRSSPCPSSSGRSSSGRGGIAALPAPVEGWVQWAEDIAAVVESCVTPEAIERLLASNRAQLSALAREQPTAYARVGWAIASRRKVLAQPVAASVTPEAAGVPAAHPGAKASRLAKPERAKRASTIAVAEGLAAHG
- a CDS encoding YqaJ viral recombinase family protein, coding for MAKHDQAAQVLPTPQGRPGSAAQPERVPLRGSAIWPELGSLGLSAAAIAERVGSIGGSDANTILSGSAERILRLWREKRGEVAPEDLSDKLAVMLGSWTEAFNRQWYEKLVGHAVTRVGERVRCPVRPWRSATLDGYVMEQGAIWEAKHTSPFGSPDEVLQRYMPQLQHTMAVVGCETALLSVLYGNSKWEVYEVASDWMYQEDLLEAEMRFWHCVRSGEPPVISIISYAPKPVGVREVCMTGHNAWATFAADWLAHREAAKTHATATSSLKELVEADVARAYGHGIEAKRSKAGAITIREAAPIRGQRS